The genomic stretch CTTAACTATATACCTTCTGATATAGACGCCTCAATCCAGGTATAATGACATTGCTAAGTATGGTTTTCTTGCAATTGGAAAATCCGGGCCTACTACTGCAGAGGTTCAAAGCGCACAGGAGCAATCTAGCTCACTGGATGCACCTCAGATAAATAAAAGTACTGACCTTGGGGGGTAAATTTCCAACTTCGAATTGTGCATAGATCATGGTTTCTCAAGAGAAACAGAACTGCTGATTAGAAATTCTGTCTTGTGATAAGAGTTAAGTGGTATAACACATGAACACTTACTCTTGTTAAATCATTTATTCCAGGGTCATGATTGGAATAGCAGAACAAGTCCATTCAGCTGTCCTGTTGAGCGTCTTCTTCCTACAGGTggtacaaaatttatatatagataatttCTGTTTTTGAACATTCATTTCAAACTCATTGCCGTTTTATATTTGTAGAGATATAAAGTTCTTTTACGATCTTATGCAGGTGTATGTTACAGGATTTGTACCATACATTGGGAAGTCACTGAATTTTCTACTTCTTTCATGGATGTATGCCTACTACTGCTTTGAGTATGTGGCGAACTGGTTctctttgttttaatttattctattttactaCGTTGTTCCTGGTAGTGGCTAGATGATCTCTTATTGGCACTTTATAACTTCTAAGGTATAAATGGAATTTCACTGGACTGCGTTTGGACAAAAAGGCTTGACTTCTTTGAATCTAACTGGGCATTTTTTGCTGGTTTTGGTAAATGTTCTTTCCTCACTGGATATGGCTACATCTGTCTATCCTTAATACTTTTCTAGATTAAAGCTACACCAGCACTGCCATGAAGGGAGTGAATGCGGAACACATGTTGGACACAATTAAATAGGCTACagagttaaataaaaatgacGGCCAATTCTGTTAAAATAAAATCTCTTTGTTACTGATAAAGGAAatcctagaattttttttaagagagaCAAAAAGTAGAGGAGCTGTGTCTAGAGGGGGACAAAAAGTTATGCATGCACATTTTATTTTCTCCTTGTTATATTCTGTGAAGAAACTCTGCAGGGATGTCCTATGTGGTGAGTTCTTTTATTACTTGTATGCACAGAGCACCAATGATGCCCAAAATGCCGAAACGTTCTTCCTTTTGACTGAATAGACAGTGATGAAATTTTCATTACTTCAGAGATTATGCTTTCCCGTGTATTCAACTGTCAACTTTATTCAGGGTTTTGTGCAGCATGTTGAATCTATTGTTTGATATTTGACTTCCAGGTAATCCCTGTGTTTTGCCTAtgttctttttctctcctctcgTCAGCTATGGGGTCATGGCTATACTCTTTCCACTGGTATAATCTGACTCTTGCCatctctcattttttaaaattgctccTTGTAGTCTCTCTTAATGTTATTCATTGAATTTTTAGTGCTTCTCCCCTGAAATAATCTTTCTATATATTTATGCTCTTGCAGATATTACAGAGCCATTTTTAAGTATGTTACATGAGATAATGAATTAAGTCATTGTGTAGTTATTTCAGGGAATTAAGACCATGCATAAGAGCTTACATGAGATAATGAATCTTGTTTGACCATCTGGTAAATTGCTAGTATCTTCAGTGTTTTAGGTCAAGGTAAATTGCTAGTATCTTCAGTGTTTGATGAGTTTGAGATTTGTTTCGACTATAATATAGTAAATGATAATTCAACAACTTTCTTATATTTAACTTTATAAAGTAAGGATTCTTTTATGTCACAACTTATTTACTtacattacttgattaaatatatgatataatacTACATTAAAAAACTTACCCCCACTCGCTCTAGCTCCTAGCTCTGTCATTGTTCACATctaaatttatttccttttctttccacTTCTTCACTATTCCTTTTACTATTCAACTTCCCCAATTAGCTATTAAACATTATCTATAACAACTTAAATATGTCTTTCAACAAccaaaaactataaataagaaCACACTAAATAGATACACCAACTTTAATCCGGTGGCAGTAAAAAAACACCCATTCAAACCTTAGTTAAGATGATTGGGGTTTACAAATGCCTCCACTTCCCCCATTAAAGGatatataattatcataaaACCAACATATGCAATAGTGTTTTTTAAGTGAATAGAACCAGTTTAACTATTCATTCACTGtttttattctctctttggTACCAAATTGTAGACATATAACTCATTGTAAATCACTCCCTAAATACCAACTGTTTTTTCTACTTTGACATACCAAAGAAGAATGCACAGTTTACATGTGAAGTCAAGATTTCTCATTAAGGTTCGGTGTACATTGTACAACTAGATTGAAGTttgaatgatgaaaatttttaagCATCATGGAATAAGGGTCCTGGTATATTCACAATTTTAACAAGGCAAacacactatattttttggAGATTTCTGGCggatttcttttttatttgaatttggagCTGAAAATCTTAGGGTTTTGTGATGCTTCGAATAGTCTCgtgttttctttcattttctttcgaAGATTCTCTTGGAAAATTCATCGTTTTTCTTTCtatctaatttctttctttcttcttctactgCTGctttttgtatgtgtgtgtgaatgAGTGAGAATGAAGAGAGTTCGGCAGAAGAATTCCAAGGATCTTGACCTCGCTAAAGGAAACAAGCAGCTTCAAGGTTAAAGAAGTCAATCAAAATTGGCATCAAATTCTAGTCCTTGCTTGTGCGGTACCTCCAAGGAAATTATGTTCACATCTGAGATAGGGATGAGTCTGATTGGGCGAGTTAATGAAACCCCGATAAGGAAGCTGGTAGCAGATGAAATGTCAAAGGAAACAGACTCCATGAGGTCACCTAATGTTATTTCCAGATTGATGGGTCTTGATGGGCTGCCACCTCAGCAGCCTCTTCATGGGAAACACAAGGGGTTCTCAAAAACGTACCAGTTGAGGACTGCATCAGTGGCATGTCAAAGGGAAATACAGCCATACGAATACCTGTTGAACAGAAAACACTCAACAGTGTAGCAAGAATTTAAGGATGTGTATGAAGTTTTGGAAGCAACAGTGGTTGACGGTGGCACAGATGAAAAGTTTTATAATGCAAAAGAATTCTTTGATATACTTGACAAGCTAGACACCAACAAGGGGAGAAATTTTCTTCAGCATCAAGATCCCTTATTTATTAAGCATCTTATTGACCTCCAAGGTGCTGCTTCTGAATCAGGATGCAGGCATCTAGCAATTACAAAGTCATCCAATTCTGAAGCGTTTGAAAGCAATGCAATTAGTCGAAAGTCAGAGAAAAAGAGTTTGCAATGTGAATCTGGTTATCCTCAGAAGCGTGAGGATGGTTTTTCTACCCGGTCCTCCAATCATCCTGGTACCCAGAAACCTTGTAAGACATCCGAAGTTCATTTAGAACTGAAACATGAGAAGGACATCACCCCAACAAGGATTGTTATCTTGAAACCAAATATTGTAAAGTTGCATAATGCTACTAAATATGTTTCATCACCCTGTACCTCACATGGTAATCTGTCAGATTGTGGGAAGCATGTTGAATATCAGGGTGTTGGCACTAGTGAGATAGGAGCATGgattaagaaaaaaatgcatGATGATGCTTGTTTTTCAAGGCCAAAGTCTGGAGAACCAAGAGAAATAGCAAAGGAAATTACCAAGAGAATGAAGGAGAGTTCATGCAGAGAGCCAATAGGTTCATCCTCCATATTTTGGGGATATAATGGGGATGAGAGCTCATGTGATGTGTCTGAAAGTGATTCTGGAAGTGCATCAGAGGTAGCAAGGCCAATTTCTAGAAAGTCCTTTCTCTGTGGTAACCACCAGAAGTCTTCATTGCATTCTGTAGAGTTGCATGTAAGCATGGAGGCGAAGAAGAGAATCTCAGAAAGGTGGAAGATGTCTCAAAGGTATAAAGATGTTGGAACAATTGGTAAAGGCAGTACCCTTGGTGAAATCCTTACTACTCCTGGTTGGGAAATGAGGTCACAGAATTTGGATACAGTGATTAATCTGGATGGGTCTGATGATGGATGTGTTTGCAATAATGAAAATACATTGGGAAATAGTCCTTTGGGTATTAGTAGTAGGGATGGCTGGAAGGATGGAGGTCTCAGGAGATCATCCAGATCAAGATCTATTCCTACTTCATTTGTTGGCTATGGTGGTGCAAAGGCAAGCATGGAACGGGAGACGCTTGAACCGGGCTGTTTCCTAATACCAGGAGAAGCCATGAATAGGGGTAGAAATAAgtcaataaagggtaatttaaCAAGAAAAATGATTCTTTATCTATAAACTTAAGATCTGGCAATAAGAAATGTCACTCCTCTCTCCACTCCTGTAGTGATGATATGTATTGTTCGGATGCAAAGCAATCTAGCAAATCTCAAATAGAGATCGTCCTTCAAAAGAAAGAACCATCTGACCAGAAGTATTTGATGTCTGAGGTACCAGCTAATAATGATATTGGCAAAAGTTTGAACATTGATGCTGAGGAAGGTGATGGACATGACTATATGATTATGTATTCTCAATCTTCTAATGAGTTGCTTTCAGACCCTTCAAGTTGGTTGTCAGGAAATGGTGGTTCTTCTATTCAGGTTCCCAACAATTTAAACATACAGGAACTGCAAATTGAACCACCCAAAGAAGATTCAGTTCTTCAAAAATATACAATTCCTAAACCACAATCTCCCTCAAGATCAAAGGAGCCTAATCACCCAAGTCCACTTTCAGTTCTGGAAGTCCCATTTACAGAAGATGTGTCATCTGGTTCTAAATGCTTTGAGAGATTCAATGCTGACCTTCATGAGCTGAGAAAGCAGCTTGAGCTTCTCAAGATGGAGTCTGCACCATTTGCAGATGCAGAGATGCTCGTGTCAATTGAGAAAGATGTTGGCCAAGGATTACTTGCGGTCTCTGACGAGAAGGAAACATGTGGAGATCAGAGCTGGGAATCTTCCTACATATTTGTGAATAAAAGATTGAGAGAAAACGCAAGGGAGAAAATAGAACCTCATCCAAACTTAGATTGAGAAGATCAGAATAATTTTCAATACAATTACAATAGAAAGACTaccttatatatagccttgaCTACCACAATTACAAACATAAGTAGCTATCGATCCTCTACAACTGAAACCACAACCTAATAATACATTCAACTAATTACAAACTACAACGTACAGAATGATAAACAACACAAAGACAACTACAACTAATCGACTGCCTTAATGTCTTGAACATGCCCTTCAATTTAAACTTCCTTGAAGTATTCTACAGAACTTCTTCTGCAACAGCACCAGTGTTGCTTCTGCAGTAGATACATGCTGCTACACTAGTGTCTTCAACATGCCCCTTCAACTTAGACCCTCTTAAGGTATTCTGTAGATTTGCTTCTGCAGCTTTTGCAGCAGGTAAAGGATGATATACAGGAGTCATTTTAAGACCAAGCTTACCACACAAGAATAGAAAGTGATCCTTAGGTAGAcctttagtaaaaatatcagcaactTGGTACATTGTAGGAACATAACGAATTTCAACAGCACCACATTCAACATTTTCCctcacaaaatgcacatcaatctcTATGTGCTTGGTTCTTGAATGAAAAATCGGATTTTCAGATATAGACTTTGCTGCCAAATTATCACACCACAGTATAGGAGTATTAGAACATGAAAAaccaagctcatgaaagagAGACTTTAACCATAGTATTTCAGTAACCCCTTGGGCAACAGCTTGATATTCAGCCTCTCCAACCGACCTTGCAAACACCGTTTGCTTCTTAGAAACCCAAACAAGAAGATTATTCCTAAGAAATACACACCAGCCACTAGTGGATCGCCTTGTGATCTTGCAACCAGCAGGATCAGCATCCGTGTAAACACTGAGAGGCAGATCAGTAGAGGATGGGTAAGGTTCTAGTTTTGGGACTACCCAACTTTAGCCAACCATTTGTGGTAGAAACAGATGATTGAGGGAGTGGCATTGGGATAGTATTATCCTAGAAATCGAAACCCTTAGCCTTACCAGTGGCATTGGTAAGGCATATGTGCTAATTGTGGTGGATAGATTAACtaaatttgcacactttacaGGCTTGGCTCATCCCTATACGGCGCAAGAGGTGGCCAAAGCTTTCATGGACACAACAATTGCTTTGCATGGGGTGTCGATGGTTATTACATCGGACAGGGACAGGATATTCACCAGCACCTTTTGGCAAGAAATCGCGAGGTTTTTTGGGATAAAACTCCACATGCAACTACTTATCACCCCTAAATAGATGGACAAACGAAAAAGTGAACCAAAATTTGGAAACCTATCTTAGGTGTATTTGTATTATGCACCCTAACCAGTGGCATAGATGGCTTGTATTGGCCTTATCTTAGGTTTATGCAACAACAAAAGCACATCACTCTTTGAATTTAGCGATGCTTTCACATATTTTGAGCACTTAAGATATTACCCAACCTTAAACTTACTCTAAGTGTCATGAGGATATATGACATTAATCCATGACGCTAATGCATTAGGATACTTAAGATATCCCATGAAATCCTAGAACAACTTATTGATATAACAAGCACATAAAAATGAGCAAAATTAATCACTAGCAAAACATAGTAAGGTTATTGGCACAACCTTAATATGAAGTATAAGACAATATAAATCCttcaaatcaaaactcaagtaccatcACTTAAGGTATACGATCATTTACTTAACAATCTTGACGTTAGCAATTAAACATCAATTATGAAACATAGAATACATTACTCTAAAATCTTCAGTAATGCTGGCACATAAAATACTTAACATATCATGAGCAAAACACTAATGCATTATATTTAGAATTGACCCCAAAAAAAGGCAGTTACAAACACATCAGTAAAACATATGGCTAAAACACTCTAGCACATATGAGAACATAACATGATAAGATATTAAAGTTTTGGCATAAAtgcaatcatcatcaaaacatttagaACATAAAACTCAACAATCTCCCCAATTGTGATGATGTCAAAACTTTAATATTCAAGAGAACATTCACCATAAATGTTCCACTAAACCTTCTACCTTTTTTTGTCATTCGCAAAAAAGATAAGAAGTTTGATACCACATGAAGCATGTGAATATCAAGAGAATAATCTTCTCCCCCGTTTAgaaattttcattcttttgaggAATAAGCTATCAAGAGACAAAACTCCCCCGGAGTTTATTGCCATTAGCTCAAAGAAtccttaagaaaaaataaataaataaataaaacgtttgagcataatttttaaaactagaTAGGCTCCCCCTGAAAATATCAATCTTCCTAACAAGATTCTCCTATTTTTATGAAAGAgtgaaatataattttattcttcaaAAGATGTAAGCACTTAATATCCTTTTCGAGAAGGAGAATAATATTTGACAATCATAAGGAGGCAATAGAAATAATAAGgaattctctcccccttttaaATAGAGGATACGCTTCCCTTACAAATAAGccacaaattcttttaacactCAAGGCTTAATAGAATTTAGCATTCACATCAAAAATTAATCAAAGCTGCTAGTGAGTCTTTTCATATAAGCACATACAAGCATGTCATCCTCACAATTTAGGCAAACATTAATCAACAAaagcaaataattcaaaatcataaatcaagcTTAAGAAAATTTGAACTAACATATCAAAAGCTAAAGTGCTTTTAAGCACTAGGATTCTAGTCCAAGGACACTCGAGTGACGAGCTTGAGCATCCTTTAGAAATATCTATTCTATCTTAGCAACTCAAGTAACGCTTCcccattactcgactaatattcCATAGAGACCTATATCTATACACACTTACTCGATTAACTTCAcaaattaatcgagtatcttaTAATACTTGCTGGAAATATGCAACACTGTATGGATGAACTTGAAATtcacatttcaagacttcaatCCATGAACAATTTATTCACTCCTAGGAGATTTTCCTCATTCCAAGGATTTCAAATAAGatctaaaatcaaattcattcaagaacTTATCACAAAATATTGTTGCACAGGAAACAACTGCTTTATCCTCAAATACACGAATAATAAATCCATTTACGAGAACATATATTCTCAGGacaaataattttcaaacattcaatCATATTATCAAAATACATATTCAATAACTCCTAAATGcatccattttattttaaaaagacatAATTGCAGCAAGTAAATAATCCAAAGAGAAGACCTTGATAAGGATTGGACACTCAATTAACTTTCATTCACTATTTGAGTGATCATAAACCAAACTACCACTGAGTTTCAACACATTAGAAATATGCCAGAGCATATGAATTCTAAGCAGTACAATCAAAATACATAAtcctataatataatttttaaattcaagaaatgcaCATACACCAAAGACATATCTCATATAACGTTTGTACACTTCATGTGTACCCAAATCAAGCAAGAAACATATTCAAGTAGGtttcaaattttccaaacattTTCAACTAATCCTAAAACAGATTTAATCACTTGATCGATCCTATCATTACTCAAGAGAGCTCAATCAACCTATCACTTAAtgcatttataatttcaatCACATAAACATATTGTGCCACTCATGAGCACACCAAACATAGCCACTCACAAAGATTTTTAAAGCAGTGAATGATATTACCTCTAACCTATCGTAGGTAAACCAATCATTTGACTACCACCTCATCAAAACATCAAGATTCTCTACTTAATtatctaaatgcaaatcatgaacattcaatcaaatatgaaaGCACTTGGGTATAGAAATaccttaattaacaaacaatcATTTTCATCCTAATGCAAAGATCATCAAAAACGATAAGCATAACTTCACTGCATTCCAAAACATCAATCGTAGAAGATGAACAAGCtaattcaagaattttatcaATCATACACTCAGCAAAATTCGTCATCAAAACATTAGGACATAGCAGTCAATGAGCAAGTTCATTTAAGACACTAGAATATAATTTACCATGTATTTTCACAGGTATAGGCGTACCTCAATTAACACCATAACGTCATATCCAAAACAATTCATACTGATAAGCAAAAGATGATTTCATCTTCAAGACTTGAATAATCAGCAAACagaaataatcaatatttaatcgCATACGTAATCAAGGCAATCAGTCAAGGTTGAAAACCATATCAACaaagatatttaaatttaaagagatatgAGATTAGAATATTTTACCTGAAGAGATACaacattttctcccaaaactaaATTGTTTTAAGTCCCATGGATTGCATATAAAACCTATCTAAGATAAAGTACCCAATCATTTAAGTCCTTTAATTTTCTAACCTATTTTTTCtcatgacccaaggaacaatagaagggcatcattgtaatatggttgcaatggtttgttaggatatttttacaagttattAGAAGCACTTGGGTGCTATTAGGAACTTAGGATGGTGTTGGGAATCAATTAGCAGCTAGCTAAGGTCTATATAAAGGCTACTTGTAAGGGGACCATGCTTGAATTCATAATgaattttctcatttctctctaaaattctctcttaatctctcacgtttctctcttgtttcttcctcccccctccccctctctctcaatgtctctccctcaattctataTGATATATTTCCCCATTTCTGCTCAAATTCCCCTCTAAACATTCTATTCTTAATCATAGACCTCTCTGATCCTTCCGATTACCAATGCAAGCCctattatgaaccctaggttcatgaaaaatggtatcagagcatcgttcCTCCACCATTTTTGTTGTTGATTAAGGTCCGTCGGATGTCAATGGTTACTGTCCGATGGAGTGGATTCACAAAATCTGAAGGTGATTTCGAAAATAGGCAGCAGCAAGGTAGGTTGtggtttatgtaattttgggtAGTTGATTCTAACAACTTTTGGTAGAATTAAGTGAACAGCAATTCAGTGAATCTGGTGAATTCAATGGAGCAGGCGAATCGTAGGAAGCTACATCATCGGAGCCAACATATCCAATAGAACTGACGACCAGTGGTCGCGATCAGATCTGGAGGTTGTTGATCTATAGTGAATGATTTCTACGATTAACTTGGAATTTTGGACCGCTGATGCAAGAGAAGTTATCAAGCTAGCCAGGTTGTAATCGAGAGAGCAAGGCAATTCTCGATTTGAAAATGAGAGGCGATCAATTATAAACTCAGAATTGAATAGGCAACGAAAGAATGGTGGAATTCCAATGATCATTAACTATCAGGGATAGTTGTGTCTTGGTGAATTCAATTAGGTGAGCTTCGCTGTGATTCCGAGAAGCGTACATCGAAGCCAGTGGACCATTGGACGGTGACTGGGTAACGCGGTTTGGTCGAGTGACTGGAATGGGTGACTAGAGATGATACGAACCGAGGAGCATTCGCGATTGGAGTGGGAGTCCGTCAAAAGAGGTGACACGAAAAGCCAGGAGGGTCCCGACTGGAGTGAACGACTGGTGCAGAAGATTCTCTTAAGTTGGTGACACGGACAGACAGGGAAGCTTCCGACTGGTGCGTTGCTGGTGCTGCCACTTAATAGGTTGGCGATTCTGATCCAGACAGTGAGAAGTAAATCTTGGCGACTTAGTGAAGACGTCACAGTTGCCATCAAATTTTGGATATACCAGGAAAGAGCAAATCCAGGGTCGTCGACTCATTCTGCTTCATTTAATCGAGTCCAGATTGAGAAGGCTTGAGGCGACTCCATTGGTCAAATGGTTGATGATTGGGTAGTAGCTACACCATTGGTCCTAAATTCACTTTTAGCGAGAAGAAACGTGTGAAGACCGGTGGTGATTGGGTGAGGAGGAGGAATCGGTTGGGAGGTGATCGTCGAATCTGCAACGATCCCAGGTAGAGCCAATTCTAGCCATCCAGGTGAATTGAAGAAGCGACCGCGGAGCAGGTGGTCCTCTGACCATTGGACAGTGGTTGGGGCTAGTGGATGGTGATTGGGTGGGTTGTGACTGTTGCAAATTTGGATTGTTGGCAGGTTGAGCTGCCAATCTAATTTTAAGGGATATTGTTGGCCGACGTGATTAACTCCACAAGTGATTTTGGCGATTCAGTGCAGTTGAATCATCAGTCAATTGAGTTCTTGGAAGATTGTAGCAAGGCCGACAATTctcttctgatttaattgagTCGTTGTTGCTCGAAGTGGTGATTTATGAAGATGATTTACGAGGGTGAACGGTGGCTACTGTGAAGTAGAGACCTAAGGGAAGTAAACTTAGAGGCTAATTTCGTTTGAGGAGTGGATTCTTCCAATTATCCAGCTCGATGTTGGTTGGCGCTTGAGGCTGCGAGTAAAGGGAACAAGAGGCGGTGGGGTATCGGGAGAGTTCTTCCAGCACCAGGGTTCTTCTCCTCTTTGGTTCTCTTCTTCTAGTGGCAGTTAGGGAGTTTAAGGAATGGTTTCAAGGTAAgaaattcatcatctaactcaTTCTCTAATCTAGAACTCTGTTTTTCCTTTGTTATGGTGGctaaaaagagataaaaatctCTATGTATGGTAGCCTACAAGTGGTGTTGAAGGTAAAGAAATACTAAGGATTGTCAAATAGGGAAATTAAGAAAAGTTCTACTCCTCCCCCTTTCTACCTTTGACCATTTGGTTTTGGGGGCAAACTCctaagtttttcaaaaaaaacc from Diospyros lotus cultivar Yz01 chromosome 9, ASM1463336v1, whole genome shotgun sequence encodes the following:
- the LOC127809293 gene encoding LOW QUALITY PROTEIN: uncharacterized protein LOC127809293 (The sequence of the model RefSeq protein was modified relative to this genomic sequence to represent the inferred CDS: substituted 3 bases at 3 genomic stop codons), with amino-acid sequence MSLIGRVNETPIRKLVADEMSKETDSMRSPNVISRLMGLDGLPPQQPLHGKHKGFSKTYQLRTASVQEFKDVYEVLEATVVDGGTDEKFYNAKEFFDILDKLDTNKGRNFLQHQDPLFIKHLIDLQGAASESGCRHLAITKSSNSEAFESNAISRKSEKKSLQCESGYPQKREDGFSTRSSNHPGTQKPCKTSEVHLELKHEKDITPTRIVILKPNIVKLHNATKYVSSPCTSHGNLSDCGKHVEYQGVGTSEIGAWIKKKMHDDACFSRPKSGEPREIAKEITKRMKESSCREPIGSSSIFWGYNGDESSCDVSESDSGSASEVARPISRKSFLCGNHQKSSLHSVELHVSMEAKKRISERWKMSQRYKDVGTIGKGSTLGEILTTPGWEMRSQNLDTVINLDGSDDGCVCNNENTLGNSPLGISSRDGWKDGGLRRSSRSRSIPTSFVGYGGAKASMERETLEPGCFLIPGEAMNRGRNNDDMYCSDAKQSSKSQIEIVLQKKEPSDQKYLMSEVPANNDIGKSLNIDAEEGDGHDYMIMYSQSSNELLSDPSSWLSGNGGSSIQVPNNLNIQELQIEPPKEDSVLQKYTIPKPQSPSRSKEPNHPSPLSVLEVPFTEDVSSGSKCFERFNADLHELRKQLELLKMESAPFADAEMLVSIEKDVGQGLLAVSDEKETCGDQSWESSYIFIHAATLVSSTCPFNLDPLKVFCRFASAAFAAGLAHPYTAQEVAKAFMDTTIALHGVSMVITSDRDRIFTSTFWQEIARMIQTKEATKPNKXYRLKXXQELQGRTITDDNTLSHAYIKRWSQATMSMNEK